The following coding sequences lie in one Arachis stenosperma cultivar V10309 chromosome 5, arast.V10309.gnm1.PFL2, whole genome shotgun sequence genomic window:
- the LOC130980874 gene encoding uncharacterized protein LOC130980874 → MEKYFKRTSSLEIGSQNNSSTSSNKRRFLEFEVESLIADPEQRPKVSSYHPNDRDKVRCAYLQKGPCQPRTHDFPQTAYGSSFRRFNPNWFDDYRNWLEYSISKDAVFCLCCYLMKPETEGGDAFVTNDFSNWKKKERLQIHVGIHDSAHNQAWRKCEALMRPKQHIIAAIEKQSEQARKNYQIHLTATIDCIRFLLRQGLAFRSNDETDDSVNQGNFLELLNFLAQHNEEIDRAFKNARGNLKLIAPSIQKDIVRAAARETTKVIVDDLGDELFAVLVDEARDISIKEQMSVCLRYVNKEGQVREHFLGLVHVSNTNALSLKLVLESLLETYNLSLSRVRGQGYDGASNMQGEFNGLKTLILKENSYAFYVHCFAHQLQLTLVTVAKKQVEIALLFNLLTNLCNVVGASCKRRDMLCDSQMTKTIEALKSEEISSGRGLNQETALKRAGDTRWGSHYGTILRLISLFPSVVNVLEYVEEDGNNSEQRAEVCHLLNVIQSFEFIFNLHLMKNILGVTNELSQALQRNDQDIVNAMALVKVSKQRLQNIRDDGWSHLLDEVSLFCDKHDIIVPIMDD, encoded by the coding sequence ATGGAGAAATATTTCAAAAGAACCTCGTCATTGGAGATTGGATCTCAAAATAATTCATCGACCTCTTCTAATAAAAGGAGGTTTTTAGAATTCGAAGTAGAGAGTCTTATAGCAGATCCAGAACAACGACCAAAGGTTTCAAGTTATCATCCGAATGACAGAGACAAAGTTAGATGTGCATATTTACAAAAAGGTCCTTGTCAACCAAGGACTCATGATTTTCCACAAACTGCTTATGGTTCTTCTTTTCGAAGATTTAATCCTAATTGGTTTGATGACTATCGCAACTGGTTAGAGTATAGTATATCAAAAGATGCTGTTTTTTGTCTTTGTTGTTATCTTATGAAACCCGAGACTGAAGGTGGTGATGCTTTTGTAACTAATGACTTTTCAAATtggaaaaaaaaggagagactACAAATTCATGTTGGAATTCATGATAGTGCTCATAATCAGGCTTGGAGAAAATGTGAAGCACTTATGAGACCAAAACAACACATCATTGCTGCTATTGAAAAACAATCTGAGCAAGCTAGAAAGAATTATCAAATTCACTTGACAGCAACAATTGATTGTATTAGATTTCTTTTGCGACAAGGATTGGCCTTTCGTAGTAATGATGAGACGGATGATTCTGTTAACCAAGGAAATTTTTTAGAACTTCTAAACTTTCTTGCACAACATAATGAAGAGATTGATCGTGCTTTCAAAAATGCTCGTGGTAATCTTAAACTAATAGCACCCTCAATCCAAAAAGACATTGTAAGAGCTGCCGCAAGGGAAACGACAAAAGTCATTGTTGATGATCTTGGTGATGAATTATTTGCTGTATTGGTTGATGAAGCCCGCGACATTTCCATTAAGGAGCAAATGTCAGTTTGCTTAAGGTATGTAAACAAAGAAGGACAAGTTAGGGAGCATTTTCTTGGTCTTGTTCATGTTTCTAATACTAATGCTTTATCTCTAAAATTAGTATTGGAGTCATTATTAGAAACATATAATTTAAGTTTATCAAGAGTACGTGGACAAGGATATGATGGTGCAAGTAACATGCAAGGAGAATTTAATGGTTTGAAAACTTTGATATTGAAAGAAAATTCTTATGCTTTCTATGTACATTGCTTTGCCCACCAACTTCAGTTAACTCTTGTAACGGTTGCAAAAAAACAAGTTGAAATTGCTTtgctttttaatttgttaaccAATTTGTGCAATGTTGTTGGAGCTTCGTGTAAACGAAGAGATATGCTTTGTGATAGTCAGATGACTAAGACAATTGAAGCATTAAAAAGTGAAGAAATTTCTAGTGGGCGTGGTTTGAATCaagaaacagctttaaaaagaGCTGGAGACACTAGATGGGGTTCACACTATGGAACTATACTTAgattaatttctttatttccTTCTGTGGTTAATGTTCTTGAATATGTTGAGGAAGATGGAAATAATTCAGAACAAAGAGCTGAAGTATGTCATTTATTGAATGTCATTCAATCCTTTGAATTTATTTTCAACTTGCACTTGATGAAAAATATCTTGGGAGTTACTAATGAGTTATCTCAGGCATTACAAAGGAATGATCAAGATATTGTAAATGCTATGGCATTAGTCAAAGTGTCTAAGCAACGATTGCAAAATATAAGAGATGATGGTTGGTCTCATTTACTTGATGAAGTCTCACTGTTTTGTGACAAACATGATATTATTGTTCCAATCATGGATgattga